From Brachyspira pilosicoli, a single genomic window includes:
- a CDS encoding cobalamin biosynthesis protein yields the protein MQTLLILPISFLLNIFVYKFKIDIFQYIKIPIEKLQYLLKDKIYKNNETLELILGTIVSLIVLFISFVIPYFLFYFLYKVHFLLGIIIELIAAYIIIGIRKPFEVSSSIYSSIKYMDLNSAKNILKENTNIDVNDIDKENIIKKTIEYSSISVGEDYIYTSIFFLLGGIPLCFVYKVLCMLSDISSDNNVAIDENRVKDKYGIFNINFAYYINMITSIFAFLSYTAADFLLGYDIKKVFRVFKRDGNDNKARLECGVAGALDIELGGEYFKDSEIHDRILVGDAINKLESSHIVLANKILIVGAIVALFVLIVLKLLFMLFGIIFNKLFF from the coding sequence ATGCAAACTTTATTAATACTTCCTATATCATTTCTTCTAAATATTTTTGTGTATAAGTTTAAAATTGATATATTTCAATATATAAAGATTCCAATAGAAAAATTGCAATATTTATTAAAAGACAAAATTTACAAAAATAATGAAACATTGGAGCTTATCTTAGGAACAATAGTATCTTTAATAGTTTTATTTATTTCTTTTGTTATACCATATTTTTTGTTCTATTTTTTATATAAAGTTCATTTTTTATTAGGAATTATAATAGAGCTTATAGCTGCATACATCATTATAGGAATAAGAAAACCTTTTGAAGTGAGCTCTTCTATATATTCTTCTATTAAATATATGGATTTAAACTCGGCAAAGAATATTTTAAAAGAAAATACCAATATAGATGTTAATGATATTGATAAAGAGAATATTATAAAAAAAACTATAGAATATTCTTCTATTAGTGTGGGAGAGGATTATATATATACTTCCATTTTTTTTCTTTTAGGGGGGATACCTCTTTGTTTTGTATATAAAGTTTTATGCATGCTTTCTGATATATCATCAGATAATAATGTTGCTATTGATGAAAATAGAGTTAAAGATAAATATGGAATATTTAATATTAATTTTGCTTATTATATTAATATGATAACTTCTATATTTGCATTTTTATCATATACTGCAGCAGATTTTCTTTTGGGATATGATATAAAAAAAGTTTTTAGGGTTTTTAAGAGAGATGGAAACGATAATAAGGCTAGGCTGGAATGTGGAGTTGCTGGGGCTTTGGATATAGAGCTTGGAGGAGAATATTTTAAAGATTCAGAGATTCATGATAGAATTTTAGTTGGAGATGCAATAAATAAATTAGAATCTAGTCATATAGTATTAGCTAACAAGATATTGATTGTTGGTGCTATAGTTGCTTTATTTGTGTTGATAGTTTTAAAATTATTATTTATGTTGTTTGGTATTATTTTTAATAAATTATTTTTTTAA
- a CDS encoding histidine phosphatase family protein → MKILFIRHGQTKNNAEQRWLGSTDVSLWEEGINALLKNKSIVDKYKPFEKLYSSPMKRCIETAKIYFDDMSYEILNDLRERSFGDFEGMTYNELKDNPYYKEFAKSCWKSEIPNGEISNNFFNRVYNVYLTIIEDMKKNNLKYTAVVTHGGIIMTILDKYNIEKHPFYDYLLPNGCGYLTEIIENNNLKIIDKILL, encoded by the coding sequence ATGAAAATTTTATTTATAAGACATGGTCAAACAAAAAACAATGCAGAACAAAGATGGCTTGGTTCTACAGATGTATCACTCTGGGAGGAGGGTATAAACGCTTTATTAAAAAATAAAAGCATAGTAGATAAATATAAGCCTTTTGAAAAATTGTATTCAAGCCCAATGAAAAGATGTATTGAGACTGCCAAAATATATTTTGATGATATGAGTTATGAGATTTTAAACGATTTAAGAGAGAGAAGTTTTGGAGATTTTGAAGGTATGACTTATAATGAGCTTAAAGATAATCCTTATTATAAAGAGTTTGCTAAAAGCTGCTGGAAAAGCGAAATACCTAATGGGGAGATATCTAATAATTTTTTTAATAGGGTTTATAATGTATATTTAACTATAATAGAAGATATGAAAAAAAATAATTTAAAATATACTGCTGTGGTTACACATGGCGGAATAATTATGACTATATTAGATAAATATAACATAGAAAAACACCCATTTTATGATTATCTTTTACCTAATGGTTGCGGATATCTTACCGAAATTATAGAAAACAACAATTTAAAAATAATAGATAAAATTTTATTATAA
- a CDS encoding patatin-like phospholipase family protein encodes MNKLGLVLGGGGGLGSYEIGVWKALREYNIDKQIKAISGASVGVLNACLMAQNDYTIAEHIWTNEIEDKILSKKKIDSKNKSISANGIFSREGLLEIIDKYLNIEAVSNCEYPIYAAAVNLDSIDVEYFKLNGKSVKEIKEIMMATSAIPIIFGRQKINGVNYIDGGVEFLNGNNLPLTPLYEYGCDEIIVVNLYRDAIVEKSETCKVYEIVPNEDIGTFTNGGLDFSLDGAMYRIERGYIDTMEILKAVFEFKSMEDEINYMSDKIKDYNIKSYNERSKLKSKLYRAIDDLKIDD; translated from the coding sequence ATGAATAAATTAGGATTAGTTTTAGGAGGAGGAGGAGGACTTGGAAGCTATGAGATAGGGGTATGGAAGGCTTTAAGGGAGTATAATATAGATAAACAGATAAAGGCTATATCTGGGGCTTCTGTGGGAGTATTAAATGCATGCTTAATGGCACAGAATGACTATACTATAGCAGAGCATATTTGGACTAATGAAATAGAAGATAAAATATTATCTAAAAAAAAGATAGACAGCAAAAATAAAAGTATATCAGCAAATGGAATATTTAGCAGAGAAGGTTTGCTTGAGATTATAGATAAATATTTAAATATAGAAGCTGTATCAAATTGTGAGTATCCAATATATGCTGCGGCAGTTAATTTAGATAGCATTGATGTTGAGTATTTTAAGCTTAATGGAAAGAGTGTAAAAGAGATAAAAGAGATAATGATGGCTACAAGTGCTATACCAATAATATTTGGTAGACAGAAAATTAATGGTGTTAATTATATCGACGGCGGAGTTGAATTTTTAAATGGAAATAATTTACCTCTTACTCCTTTATATGAATATGGATGCGATGAAATTATAGTTGTTAATTTATATAGAGATGCTATAGTAGAAAAATCTGAAACTTGTAAAGTTTATGAGATAGTACCTAACGAAGATATAGGTACTTTTACTAATGGCGGATTAGATTTTAGTTTAGATGGGGCTATGTATAGAATAGAGAGAGGATATATTGATACTATGGAAATCTTGAAAGCGGTATTTGAGTTTAAAAGTATGGAAGATGAAATTAATTATATGAGTGATAAAATTAAAGATTATAATATAAAAAGTTACAATGAAAGAAGCAAATTAAAAAGCAAGCTATATAGAGCTATAGATGATTTGAAAATAGATGATTAA
- a CDS encoding ribonucleotide-diphosphate reductase subunit beta, with amino-acid sequence MKVIDIEKKPNLENERIFFGDFGHYIRIDSVSHEIARKLKEASEGNTWFSKEVDYKSDKTRFSSLPEDAQRAFKLNIAYQTLMDSGVTSGFSSILNRIVTSSIWSILYSRIAIEEVIHAESYSYGLSEVFGHLATETLDLVYNDEFVKHRMEKEVELFACVDDLCNIENSGASLEEKKKAVLKLLTGIYLLESVKFPFSFLVTFTINNSYNDAITGFTKTIKLIAHDELNTHVPTGKNVIGILRKDANQGFKELFDSGWYNDMAKEMTEFTVNEEIKWAKYLFDGKEVAGINSSVSEHFIKYWAGVRLKDLGVETEYLKEPKSDIIDWFNAYRDINKQNAALQETTNTSYQKGALKNDL; translated from the coding sequence ATGAAAGTAATAGATATAGAAAAGAAACCTAATCTTGAAAATGAAAGAATATTTTTCGGAGATTTTGGTCACTACATAAGAATAGATTCTGTAAGCCATGAAATAGCAAGAAAATTAAAAGAAGCAAGCGAAGGAAATACATGGTTTTCAAAAGAAGTGGACTATAAATCTGATAAAACAAGATTTTCTTCTCTTCCTGAAGATGCTCAAAGGGCTTTTAAGCTTAATATTGCATATCAAACTCTAATGGATAGTGGTGTTACAAGCGGTTTTTCATCAATATTAAACAGAATAGTTACAAGTTCTATATGGTCTATTCTTTATTCAAGGATAGCTATAGAGGAAGTTATACATGCTGAAAGTTACTCTTACGGACTTTCTGAAGTTTTCGGGCATTTAGCTACTGAAACTTTGGATTTGGTTTATAATGATGAGTTTGTAAAGCATAGAATGGAAAAAGAAGTTGAGCTTTTTGCTTGTGTTGATGATTTATGTAATATAGAAAACAGTGGTGCTAGTCTCGAAGAGAAAAAAAAGGCCGTATTAAAACTTTTAACTGGTATATATTTGCTTGAAAGTGTGAAGTTTCCATTTTCATTTTTAGTAACTTTTACAATTAACAATAGTTACAATGATGCAATTACAGGATTTACAAAAACTATTAAACTAATAGCACATGATGAGCTTAATACACATGTACCAACTGGTAAAAATGTTATAGGAATATTAAGAAAAGATGCTAATCAAGGCTTTAAAGAGTTATTTGACAGCGGTTGGTATAATGATATGGCTAAAGAAATGACTGAGTTTACTGTTAATGAAGAGATAAAATGGGCTAAATATTTATTTGACGGAAAAGAGGTTGCAGGTATAAACTCTTCTGTAAGCGAACATTTCATCAAATATTGGGCTGGTGTAAGGTTAAAAGATTTAGGAGTGGAAACAGAATATTTAAAAGAGCCTAAATCTGATATTATAGATTGGTTTAATGCATACAGAGATATTAATAAACAAAACGCTGCACTTCAAGAGACAACAAACACATCATATCAAAAAGGTGCATTAAAAAACGATTTATAA
- a CDS encoding ribonucleoside-diphosphate reductase subunit alpha produces MIELTKDKKHIIIKRDGREEPFNEEKLKKVINWATDGKEGFTNALLEGLNIKINDRMKIEVLYDELINTAVNKISPLYPSYDTIAEKLYLMKIYKETCKLKKTGSYPHIKTFLKKGVKHKVYDKNIVSLFSDKELDKINSMIVPDRDLLFTYKGLAIFYRKYCKNIGSKKLELPQITYMVAAMFSFYDDFYKGSNKDIVEKTKSERLKYIKRTYDMLSKHEVTFATPRIANSMSIRPQLASCILNTPDDDTWSLNQTDGNMALYSKFSGGIAYDASYIRASGSTIQSNRGRSDGPVPFIKRTEQTISSFNQGGVRKGACVVTFPWWHLDVLDLIMLKDAGGTEDTRARKLVYSIRISNILRERVNKDEYITLFDPKETPLLNEEFGAKFDVAYMYYESKTSIRKKRIKAKDLLFQILKVRQETGNLYLTFVDNINEQNMVNKFVGASNLCQEIVIPSFPSKIIEEKYVVNEDGSYEIIQRKKSGEIGICNLVSVNLMSWVNFSEEKKKSFCYTLLRGCDNIIDSQFYPVKEGEIANKKNRPIGIGVINYANLLASNKLKYTDKEALEFTNKIFEDLYYHIYEASNILSKERGPYKTFNESKWREGKTPVHISLLNKSSNLKFDIDMEKWDRLAENIKNYGVRFSFHGAIAPTATSGKSVSATESIEPIVDLFFVEEGIQTLPSLAPNLKKNREYYERCWDIPAKTIIELAAVRQRYIDQSQSLNLYYVKPDSAKELWDDIQYAMDLGLKTLYYMKTPKSNFELEEVCESCT; encoded by the coding sequence ATGATAGAACTTACTAAAGATAAAAAGCATATTATTATCAAAAGAGACGGAAGAGAAGAACCATTTAACGAGGAAAAATTAAAAAAAGTTATTAACTGGGCTACAGATGGCAAAGAAGGCTTCACAAATGCCTTATTAGAAGGGCTAAATATAAAAATAAATGATAGAATGAAAATAGAAGTTCTATATGATGAGCTAATAAATACAGCTGTAAATAAAATAAGTCCATTATATCCTTCTTATGATACCATAGCAGAAAAATTGTATCTTATGAAGATATATAAAGAAACATGTAAATTAAAAAAGACAGGAAGTTATCCTCATATAAAAACTTTTTTAAAAAAAGGTGTAAAACATAAAGTATACGATAAAAATATAGTATCATTATTTTCAGATAAAGAACTTGATAAAATTAACTCTATGATAGTTCCTGATAGGGATTTACTATTTACATATAAAGGTCTTGCTATATTTTATAGAAAGTATTGTAAAAATATAGGAAGCAAAAAGTTAGAACTTCCCCAGATTACATATATGGTTGCTGCTATGTTTTCTTTTTATGATGATTTTTATAAGGGAAGCAATAAAGATATAGTTGAAAAAACAAAGTCAGAGAGATTAAAATATATAAAAAGAACTTATGATATGCTTTCTAAACATGAAGTGACATTTGCAACACCAAGAATAGCGAATAGTATGTCTATAAGACCTCAGCTTGCAAGCTGTATATTAAATACTCCAGATGATGATACTTGGAGTTTAAATCAAACAGATGGAAACATGGCATTATACTCAAAGTTTTCAGGCGGTATAGCTTATGATGCATCATATATAAGGGCTTCCGGCTCTACTATACAAAGCAACAGAGGGCGTTCTGATGGGCCTGTACCTTTTATTAAGCGAACAGAGCAGACAATATCGTCATTTAATCAGGGGGGAGTGAGAAAAGGTGCTTGTGTTGTTACTTTTCCTTGGTGGCATTTAGATGTATTAGACCTTATTATGCTTAAAGATGCAGGAGGAACAGAAGATACTAGGGCAAGAAAATTAGTTTATTCTATTAGAATAAGTAATATATTGAGAGAGCGTGTTAATAAAGATGAATATATTACATTATTTGACCCTAAAGAAACTCCGCTTCTTAATGAAGAGTTTGGAGCAAAATTTGATGTGGCTTATATGTATTATGAGAGTAAAACATCTATTAGAAAAAAGAGAATTAAAGCCAAGGACTTACTCTTTCAAATATTAAAAGTAAGACAAGAGACTGGAAACTTATACCTTACATTTGTAGATAACATTAATGAACAGAATATGGTTAATAAATTTGTAGGGGCTTCTAATCTTTGTCAGGAGATAGTTATTCCTTCTTTCCCTTCAAAAATAATAGAAGAGAAATATGTTGTTAATGAAGATGGAAGTTATGAGATAATACAGAGAAAGAAAAGCGGTGAAATTGGTATATGTAACTTGGTATCTGTAAACTTAATGTCTTGGGTTAATTTTAGCGAAGAGAAGAAAAAATCATTTTGCTATACTCTTTTAAGAGGATGCGATAATATTATAGACAGTCAATTTTATCCTGTAAAAGAAGGAGAGATTGCAAATAAGAAAAATAGACCTATTGGCATAGGGGTTATTAATTATGCCAATTTATTAGCGTCAAACAAACTAAAATATACTGATAAAGAGGCATTAGAATTTACAAATAAAATATTTGAAGATTTATATTATCACATATATGAAGCTTCTAATATATTGTCAAAAGAAAGAGGACCTTACAAAACATTTAATGAATCTAAATGGAGAGAAGGAAAAACTCCTGTACATATTTCACTTTTAAACAAAAGCTCTAATTTGAAATTTGATATAGATATGGAGAAATGGGATAGACTTGCAGAAAATATAAAAAATTATGGAGTAAGATTTTCATTCCATGGAGCAATAGCACCAACTGCAACTTCTGGTAAAAGTGTATCAGCAACAGAAAGTATAGAACCTATAGTAGATTTATTTTTCGTAGAAGAAGGTATACAGACTCTACCAAGCTTAGCACCAAATTTGAAAAAGAATAGAGAATATTATGAAAGATGTTGGGATATACCAGCAAAAACTATAATAGAACTTGCTGCTGTAAGACAAAGATATATAGACCAATCACAATCTTTGAATCTTTATTATGTAAAACCAGATTCTGCAAAAGAGTTATGGGATGATATTCAGTATGCTATGGATTTGGGACTTAAAACACTTTATTATATGAAAACACCTAAATCTAATTTTGAGCTTGAAGAGGTTTGTGAGTCTTGTACTTAA
- the rplT gene encoding 50S ribosomal protein L20, whose protein sequence is MRAVSGIVRKKKVKKILKMAKGYYGSHSKQTKQAKEAVIRGLKYAYRDRRQKKRMMRRLWTLRINAACRPLGISYSKFINGLKKANVLIDRKALSNLAIDDYKAFEAVVEVAKKALA, encoded by the coding sequence ATGAGAGCAGTTAGCGGAATAGTAAGAAAGAAAAAAGTTAAAAAAATATTAAAAATGGCTAAGGGCTATTATGGTTCTCATAGCAAGCAAACTAAGCAGGCTAAAGAAGCTGTAATAAGAGGCTTAAAATACGCTTACCGTGATAGAAGACAGAAAAAGAGAATGATGAGAAGATTATGGACTCTTCGTATCAATGCTGCATGCAGACCTTTAGGTATATCTTACAGTAAGTTTATTAATGGTCTTAAAAAAGCTAATGTTTTAATAGATAGAAAAGCTTTATCTAATTTAGCTATTGATGATTATAAAGCGTTTGAAGCTGTTGTTGAGGTAGCTAAAAAAGCACTTGCTTAA
- the rpmI gene encoding 50S ribosomal protein L35: MKQKLKTKSGAKKRFRFSKTGKVKFAHAFGSHKFLSKRPDTKRKYRKAKIADDTNMLEMPRLMPYGR, from the coding sequence ATGAAACAAAAGTTAAAGACAAAAAGCGGTGCTAAAAAACGTTTTAGATTCTCTAAGACTGGTAAAGTAAAGTTTGCTCATGCATTTGGTAGCCATAAGTTTTTAAGCAAAAGACCTGATACTAAAAGAAAGTATCGTAAAGCAAAAATTGCTGATGATACTAATATGTTAGAAATGCCAAGATTAATGCCTTATGGCAGATAA
- the infC gene encoding translation initiation factor IF-3 yields the protein MATVKKEGERINQFITAPEVRVVHDKRGNLGVMNIKDALALAKEEDSDLVEIVPTADPPVCKIINYGKYKFDIQKKNKEAKKKQKSVQLKEIKMRPQISIHDYNFKMKHIREFLDEGNKVKITVMFRGREMAHTEFGYDLINKIIQDLENEASTEKPAKLEGKNLSAVLNPIKMKKASFEDEEISKKEISNDTEE from the coding sequence ATGGCAACAGTAAAAAAAGAAGGAGAGAGAATTAATCAGTTTATTACTGCACCAGAAGTTAGAGTAGTGCATGATAAGAGAGGAAACCTTGGAGTAATGAATATAAAAGATGCTTTAGCATTAGCCAAGGAAGAAGATTCAGATTTAGTTGAGATAGTTCCTACGGCAGACCCTCCTGTTTGTAAGATTATCAATTATGGAAAGTATAAATTTGATATTCAAAAGAAAAATAAAGAAGCTAAGAAAAAACAGAAGTCTGTTCAGCTTAAAGAAATTAAAATGCGTCCTCAAATAAGCATACATGATTACAACTTTAAAATGAAACATATTCGTGAATTCTTAGATGAAGGCAATAAGGTAAAAATAACTGTCATGTTTAGAGGAAGGGAAATGGCTCATACAGAATTCGGTTATGACCTTATTAATAAAATTATACAAGATTTGGAAAATGAAGCTTCTACAGAAAAACCTGCTAAGTTAGAAGGAAAAAATCTTTCTGCAGTGCTTAATCCAATAAAAATGAAAAAAGCTTCTTTTGAAGATGAAGAAATTTCCAAAAAAGAAATTTCTAATGATACTGAAGAGTAA
- the thrS gene encoding threonine--tRNA ligase, with translation MSKINYLGQSYDLSHGESLLDFLKQNVKKDSKDAVAAKFNGTQVDLTYTPETDGDLELILNTTEEGLEILRHSTSHLMAQAVRRLYPNTQVTIGPAIKDGFYYDFDAEKPFTEEDLPKIEDEMKKIVKENIPVVRKVMKKDEAIEYFKKANEPYKVEIIEGIDADTVSFYEQGDFIDLCRGPHVPSTGYIKSYKLMSVAGSYWRGDSNNKMLSRIYGTAFESKEALDKYLKKLKEAKERDHRKLGKELNLFSFHDEGPGFPFWHPNGMIIYKAVESYIRNENDKRGYVEIKTPAILNEELWHRSGHWDNYKENMYFTEIDDTKYAVKPMNCPGGLIVYNSNIHSYRDLPLRVAELGFVHRHELSGALHGLFRVRAFTQDDAHIFCTEEQLGDEIINTIEYYLSVYKDFGFKDFEIFVSTRPAKSIGSDEIWELATKSLMNALDKLGISYKVNEGDGAFYGPKIDFNIKDVLDRNWQCGTLQVDFSLPMRFEISYEGKDGKKHTPVMLHRAILGSMERFIGILVEHYNGKFPLWLSPIQVAVVNVLNEEAQINRVHEVAKKLKEAGFRVEIDESNDNLGTKIKKYRLQRTPYTVIIGAEEVSNGKLSIRTRSSQEIKDMDLTEFMEKLQKESKERMNDSIFTTK, from the coding sequence ATGTCAAAAATTAATTATTTAGGACAGTCTTATGACTTGTCTCATGGAGAGTCTTTATTAGACTTCCTTAAACAAAACGTAAAAAAAGATTCAAAAGATGCAGTAGCAGCAAAGTTTAATGGAACACAAGTTGATCTTACATATACGCCTGAAACAGACGGCGATTTAGAATTGATACTTAACACCACCGAAGAGGGGCTTGAAATATTAAGACACTCTACAAGCCACCTAATGGCTCAGGCAGTAAGAAGGCTTTATCCTAATACTCAAGTTACTATAGGACCAGCTATTAAAGACGGTTTTTATTACGACTTTGATGCTGAGAAACCTTTTACAGAAGAGGATTTGCCAAAAATAGAAGATGAAATGAAAAAAATAGTAAAAGAAAATATTCCTGTAGTAAGAAAAGTAATGAAAAAAGATGAAGCTATAGAATATTTTAAAAAGGCAAATGAACCATATAAAGTTGAAATTATAGAAGGCATAGATGCAGATACTGTATCATTCTATGAACAAGGCGATTTTATAGACCTTTGCCGCGGACCGCATGTACCTTCAACAGGCTATATAAAATCTTATAAACTTATGTCTGTTGCAGGAAGCTATTGGAGAGGCGACTCAAACAATAAAATGCTTTCTCGTATATATGGTACTGCTTTTGAAAGTAAAGAAGCATTAGATAAATATCTTAAAAAACTTAAAGAAGCAAAAGAAAGAGACCATAGAAAATTAGGTAAAGAATTAAACTTATTTAGTTTCCATGATGAAGGCCCTGGTTTTCCTTTCTGGCATCCTAATGGTATGATTATTTATAAGGCAGTTGAATCATATATAAGAAATGAAAATGATAAACGCGGATACGTTGAGATTAAAACTCCTGCTATACTTAATGAAGAGTTATGGCATAGAAGCGGACACTGGGATAACTATAAAGAAAATATGTATTTTACAGAAATTGATGACACTAAATATGCTGTAAAACCTATGAACTGCCCAGGCGGTTTGATTGTTTATAATTCTAATATACATAGTTATAGAGATTTGCCTTTAAGAGTTGCTGAGTTAGGCTTTGTACATAGACATGAGCTTTCTGGAGCTTTGCATGGACTATTTAGAGTGAGAGCTTTCACTCAAGATGATGCTCATATATTCTGTACAGAAGAGCAATTAGGCGATGAGATTATTAACACTATAGAATATTATTTATCTGTATATAAAGATTTTGGTTTTAAGGACTTTGAGATATTTGTTTCTACAAGACCAGCAAAATCAATAGGAAGCGATGAGATTTGGGAGCTTGCTACTAAATCTTTAATGAATGCTTTGGATAAACTTGGCATAAGCTACAAAGTTAATGAAGGCGACGGAGCTTTCTATGGTCCTAAAATAGACTTCAATATTAAAGATGTTCTTGACAGAAACTGGCAATGCGGTACTTTACAAGTTGACTTCTCCCTTCCTATGAGATTTGAGATTAGTTATGAGGGTAAAGACGGTAAAAAACATACTCCTGTAATGCTTCATAGAGCTATACTTGGTTCAATGGAGCGTTTTATAGGTATATTGGTAGAGCATTATAATGGTAAGTTCCCGTTGTGGTTATCTCCAATACAGGTTGCTGTTGTTAATGTTCTTAATGAAGAAGCACAAATAAATAGAGTTCATGAAGTAGCTAAAAAGTTAAAAGAAGCAGGTTTCAGAGTAGAAATTGATGAAAGTAATGATAATTTAGGTACTAAGATAAAAAAATATCGCTTGCAAAGAACTCCATATACAGTTATAATAGGAGCAGAAGAAGTTTCTAATGGTAAATTATCTATTAGAACACGTTCTTCACAAGAAATAAAAGATATGGATTTAACTGAGTTTATGGAAAAACTACAGAAAGAATCTAAGGAGAGAATGAATGATTCTATATTTACTACTAAATGA